The window GGTCGATGGCCATCGCCACGATGGTCAGCCGGATCACGGGGTTTTTCTGGAAACTGATGCTCGGCTGGATCATCGGCTTCGGCGTCGTCCAAGACTCGTTCACCATCGCCAACACGCTGCCCAACATCATCTTCGAGTTGTTGCTCGGCGGGGTGCTCGCCAGCATCGTCGTGCCGCTCCTGGTGCGGTCGCATGACGATCCGGACGGCGGCCAGACCTACATCAACCGCCTGCTGACGGTCGGCATGACCGGTCTGGCCGTCGCCACGGTGATCGCGGTGGCGCTCGCCCCGGTGTTCACCCGGATCTACATCGACGGCTCAACCGGCAACGCGAATCCCGAACTCGCCACTGCCTTCGCCTACCTGCTGCTACCCGAGATCCTGTTCTACGGACTCTTCGCCCTGCTGTCGGCCGTCCTGCAGGCCAAGCACGTGTTCGGTCCGACCGCGTGGGCACCGGTGGTCAACAATCTCGTCGTCATGGCGACCCTGCTCGTCTACGCGATCGTCCCCGGCAAGCTCTCGCTGAACCCGGTGCACATGGGCGACGCGAAGCTGCTGGTCCTGGGCATCGGCGTCACCATGGGCATCGTCGTGCAGGCGGCGATCCTGCTGCCCGCACTCAAACGCAGCGGTTTCAAGTTCAAGTGGACGTGGGGGTTCGACGCCCGGCTCAAGGAGTTCGGTGGGCTCGCCCTGTGGATCCTGGGATACGTCCTGATCAGCCAGGTCGGCATGGTGGTCACGCAGCGGGTGCTCTCCGCGGCCTCGGCCGGCGGGGTGAGTATCTACGCGCAGGCGTGGCTGCTGTTCCAGCTGCCCTACGGCGTCATCGGCGTTTCGCTGCTGACCGCGATCTTGCCGCGAATGAGTCGGGCCGCCGCCGACGGCGATACCCAACGGGTGGTCGACGACTTGTCCACCGGCAGCAGGCTCTCGGCGGTCATGCTCGTCCCGATCAGCGCGATCCTCACGGTGTCGGGTGTCGCGATCGGCATCGCGTTGTTCAGGGCCGGGGCAACCGACCTCGCCCAGGCCAACCGGCTTGGCACCGCGCTGGCGTTCTCCGCGTTCGGTCTGCTCCCGTACGCGCTGGTGATGCTGCAGCTGCGGGTCTTCTACGCCATGAAGGACGCCCGCACGCCCACCCTGATCATGCTCGTGATGACCGTGGTCAAGGTTCCGCTGCTTTACATGTGCGGCGCGGTGGTGGATCCCAGGCAGGTAGTGATCGCCGTCATGCTGGTGAATTCACTGACGTTCGTCGTCGGCGCGGTACTCGGCCAGATGTGGCTGTGGGTGCGTTTGGGGAACCTGCACAGCAAGAAGATCATCGCGGTGATCAGCAAGAGCGTTCTCGCTGGTCTTGGTGGGGTCGCGGCAGCCTGGCTGGTCAGCAGGTTCGTCCTGCCCGGCACGATCGGCTCGATGGGTCGGGCCTGGCTGGTGCTCATCGTCCAGTCGGTTGTCGCGGGTCCGGTTATGGTCGGACTGCTGATGGCGTTGAAGGTGCCCGAGCTCAAGCCCGCGACGAGCCGAATCACCCGACTCGTGCGCCGTGGGTAACGAGATGACCACCGGTCTTGGCGTGCTTTCACGTACCCTCGGGTCGACCGGCGTGCTGGAGACAGAGTGACGACGAGGCGAACCGAGTACCCGACGGGCGAGGATGCGGCTGGCCGCAGTGCCGGCCCGGGCTTCCTCGTCCCCGGCGGTGTGATCGGCGACGGCCGCTACCGGCTGGTCGCCCAGTTCGGTGTCGACCAGCGGATGAACGCCCACTTCTGGCGGGCCCAGGACAGCTACCTCCGCCGCGATGTCGCGCTCACCCTGCTGGCGGGCGACCAAGGCGACGCCGCCGCGGTGGCCGCCGCCCGGCGCACCCTGGAGCGCGCCGCGCACGCCACCACGCTGAACCACCCCGGCAAGGCCCGGGTGCTCGACGTGCTCAGCCAGGGCAGCGGGATCGGCGCCGGTGAGGGCCTCATCGGCATCATCGTGGCCGACTGGGTCCGCGGCACCGACCTGATCGACCTCGTCGCCGAGTACCCGGTGCCGTCGGCGATCGCGGCGAGCCTGCTCGAACCGCTCGCCGCGGCGGCGGAAACGGCCCACCACACGGGTCTGGTGCTCGGCCTCGACCACCCGCAGCGCATCCGGGTCACCCCGCAGGGCGCCCTGTTCCTCGCGTTCCTCGGCGCGCCCGCGGAGGCGAGCCTGCACGACGACGTCCGCGGCCTCGGCGCGATCCTCTACCTGCTCCTCACCGGCCGGTGGCCGCTGCCCGGCGGACCGGAAGGCGTCCCGGCCGCGCCGCTGGGCCCGGACGGCCACGTCGTCGCACCCCGCGCGCTGTACTCGTACATTCCGCAGGAGCTGTCCGAGGTCGCGCTGCGCTGCCTGTCCGGCGACTCGATCGGCGGCATCCGCACCAGCGCGGGGCTGATCCGGGTCCTGGAGCGGGCGAAGTTCATCGACGACGAGACCCACCAGCTCCAAGCCATCTCCGACGACGAGGAGTACGAGGACGACGGCACCGTCTGGACCACGCGGCGGCCCAGCAACGACCGCGCCACCCGGCGCAAGCTCGCCGTCGGCGTGACCGCGCTGGCCGTGGCCACGGTCGGCGTCCTGGCGTGGCTCGGCATGCAGCTCATCAGCTTCTTCGGCGACACCGAGCCCGGCGCGGGCGGCCCGACGATCGTGGCGACCGCCCCCGGCGGCAACCCGCAGAACGGTCCGCCGCCACCGCAGCCGGGTGAGCCGATCCAGGCCGCGGGCGTGCGGGTCTACAACGTCAAGGGCACCGCCGACAACCCGCGGCGGGCCACCTTCGCCGTCGACGGCGACCCGAAGACCGCGTGGAAGACCGACGCCTACGCGCAGCCGTTCCCCGCGCTCAAGCCCGGAATCGGGATCATGGCCTCGTTCGCCGAGCCGGTCCCGTTCGCCGAGGTCATCATCGACTCGCCCAGTGACGGCACCGTCGTCGAGATCCGCACCGCGCCCACGGAGCGCCCGAAACTCGACGAGACCAAGGTCATCGGCCGCGCGACCCTGCAGGCAGGCCAGACCAAGCTGCAACTCGACAGCGCCGAGCCCACCCAGCACGTGCTCATCTGGATCACCACCCTCGCCGAGGGCAACGTCTCCGAACTAACCGAGATCCGCTTCCTCCGCGCCCAGTAAAATGCGCCGGTCGGAGCACGTCACGACGATCACGAACGAGCCCGATACGCTGTCCGCGTGACCGCCGCCGCCAGTTCGGACGCCGACCTCATCGCGGCCCATGCCGCCGGGGATCCGCGCGCCTTCTCCGAGCTAGTCCACCGGCACCGCGACAGACTTTGGGCAGTCGCCCTGCGCACGCTGCGCGACCCCGAGGAAGCGGCGGACGCCCTGCAAGAGGCGTTCATCTCCGCGTTCCGCGCCGCCGGTTCCTTCCGGGCCGAGTCCCAGGTCACCACCTGGCTGCACCGGATCGTCGTCAACGCCTGCCTGGACCGCGTCCGTCGACGCCAAGCCCGGCCCACGGTGCCGCTCCCCGAGACCGGGCCGGGTGAGCCGGTCAGCCCGCGCGACGCGATGTCCGACCGGGAGACCAGCCTGGTCGTGCGCACCGCGCTGGCCGAGCTGTCCGAGGAGCAGCGGGTGCCGATCGTATTGGTCGACGTCGAGGGCTATTCCGTGGCCGAGACGGCGAAGATGCTGGGCATCGCCGAGGGCACGGTGAAGAGCCGATGCGCACGTGGCCGTGCCAAGTTGGCGAAAGTTCTCGGCCATCTGCGGAACCCGAGTGCAGATGCGAACGTCCCAGGTGACGCTATCGAACGGCGAGACGCGCCGACTCGGCGCCACTTGGAGGGACGATGACGGACGGGACTCGGGGCACTGGCATCCCCGACAGGTCGCCGTGGTCTGTCGACTTGCTCGCCGACCTGCACGCGGGGGTCTTGGACCCGCGCGAGAGCGCCCAGCTGTGGGCCCAGGTCAACACCGACCCGCAGGCCCGGGCGATCATCGACGCGCTCGACTCGGTCAAGGACGGTTTGGAGCAGCTGCGGGACGCCCCGGCGCCACCGATGCCCGCGCAGTTCGCCGCTCGGCTCGACGCCGCGCTCGACACTGAGGCCCGGCGCGCGTTCGGCGGTCAGCAGGCAGGCGCCCCGGTCATCGACTTGGCCGAGGCAAGGCGCAAGCGCTCCCGCCGCATGGCGTGGGGTGTCGGCGCCCTGACGGCGGCGGCTGCCGCTGTCGCGGTGACGGTCACGGTGCTGCCCGGCGCGAAGCAGACCACCGACGGTGTCGCGGCCCCGGTGCCGTCGGCGTCGGAGGGCACGAACGCCGAGCCGCCGCTCGCGGTGAAGAGTGAGGACATCGGCAGCGTCGCGGGACAGCTCGGCGGCAAGAAGGAGTACGGCCCGCTCAAGGACCAGGCCGGTCTCGACAAGTGCATCGTGGCCCGCGGGCTCGACCCGGCGAAGGCGCAGACCATCGGCGTCCGGCCGGTCACGCTCGACGGGAAGCCGGGCGTGATGGCGATGCTCACCACCGGCGAGGCCACCAAGTTCCGCATCCTGGTCGTCGAAGGCAACTGCACCGAGCTGTTCAACGGCACGATCGGCCGCTGAACCACCTGATCGCAAACGTTTGCGGGGGATCTCTGCCGAGGTCCCCCGCACTCGTGTGCCCTGTCACCGACGGCGGCGGAACAACTGGCCCCTACGATCGCGTTGACATCCAATGCGACCGGGCAAGACGTCCGGCGGAGTCGATGGAGGGCAAATGCCTGCGGACGTGGACCAGATCCGGAACCTGATCATCATCGGTTCCGGTCCAGCCGGGTACACCGCGGCCGTGTACGCCGCGCGCGCCCAGCTCGAACCGCTGGTCTTCGAG is drawn from Actinokineospora alba and contains these coding sequences:
- a CDS encoding protein kinase family protein; the protein is MNAHFWRAQDSYLRRDVALTLLAGDQGDAAAVAAARRTLERAAHATTLNHPGKARVLDVLSQGSGIGAGEGLIGIIVADWVRGTDLIDLVAEYPVPSAIAASLLEPLAAAAETAHHTGLVLGLDHPQRIRVTPQGALFLAFLGAPAEASLHDDVRGLGAILYLLLTGRWPLPGGPEGVPAAPLGPDGHVVAPRALYSYIPQELSEVALRCLSGDSIGGIRTSAGLIRVLERAKFIDDETHQLQAISDDEEYEDDGTVWTTRRPSNDRATRRKLAVGVTALAVATVGVLAWLGMQLISFFGDTEPGAGGPTIVATAPGGNPQNGPPPPQPGEPIQAAGVRVYNVKGTADNPRRATFAVDGDPKTAWKTDAYAQPFPALKPGIGIMASFAEPVPFAEVIIDSPSDGTVVEIRTAPTERPKLDETKVIGRATLQAGQTKLQLDSAEPTQHVLIWITTLAEGNVSELTEIRFLRAQ
- a CDS encoding anti-sigma factor family protein → MTDGTRGTGIPDRSPWSVDLLADLHAGVLDPRESAQLWAQVNTDPQARAIIDALDSVKDGLEQLRDAPAPPMPAQFAARLDAALDTEARRAFGGQQAGAPVIDLAEARRKRSRRMAWGVGALTAAAAAVAVTVTVLPGAKQTTDGVAAPVPSASEGTNAEPPLAVKSEDIGSVAGQLGGKKEYGPLKDQAGLDKCIVARGLDPAKAQTIGVRPVTLDGKPGVMAMLTTGEATKFRILVVEGNCTELFNGTIGR
- the murJ gene encoding murein biosynthesis integral membrane protein MurJ — translated: MAIATMVSRITGFFWKLMLGWIIGFGVVQDSFTIANTLPNIIFELLLGGVLASIVVPLLVRSHDDPDGGQTYINRLLTVGMTGLAVATVIAVALAPVFTRIYIDGSTGNANPELATAFAYLLLPEILFYGLFALLSAVLQAKHVFGPTAWAPVVNNLVVMATLLVYAIVPGKLSLNPVHMGDAKLLVLGIGVTMGIVVQAAILLPALKRSGFKFKWTWGFDARLKEFGGLALWILGYVLISQVGMVVTQRVLSAASAGGVSIYAQAWLLFQLPYGVIGVSLLTAILPRMSRAAADGDTQRVVDDLSTGSRLSAVMLVPISAILTVSGVAIGIALFRAGATDLAQANRLGTALAFSAFGLLPYALVMLQLRVFYAMKDARTPTLIMLVMTVVKVPLLYMCGAVVDPRQVVIAVMLVNSLTFVVGAVLGQMWLWVRLGNLHSKKIIAVISKSVLAGLGGVAAAWLVSRFVLPGTIGSMGRAWLVLIVQSVVAGPVMVGLLMALKVPELKPATSRITRLVRRG
- the sigM gene encoding RNA polymerase sigma factor SigM, producing MTAAASSDADLIAAHAAGDPRAFSELVHRHRDRLWAVALRTLRDPEEAADALQEAFISAFRAAGSFRAESQVTTWLHRIVVNACLDRVRRRQARPTVPLPETGPGEPVSPRDAMSDRETSLVVRTALAELSEEQRVPIVLVDVEGYSVAETAKMLGIAEGTVKSRCARGRAKLAKVLGHLRNPSADANVPGDAIERRDAPTRRHLEGR